A genomic region of Notamacropus eugenii isolate mMacEug1 chromosome 3, mMacEug1.pri_v2, whole genome shotgun sequence contains the following coding sequences:
- the POMGNT2 gene encoding protein O-linked-mannose beta-1,4-N-acetylglucosaminyltransferase 2: protein MNIAAVFNALLVSILAAVLWKHVRLREHASTLEEELALSRQAQEFPRETIDYQAALQNLLEEGTRMVCTGRTHTDRVCRFQGLCYSAEAEEFLFFHSNASVMLPSLGPRRFQPALLDLSSVEDHNTQYFNFVELPASALRSLPPPLFMPEVALIANRFNPDNLMHIFHDDLLPLFYTMRQFPDLDHNARLVFMEGWGPGLHFDLYRLLSHKVPLVREQLKSLAGLVCFSQAYVGLSKATTWYQYGFVQPQGPKANILVSGNEIRQFTRFFTERLNISGTEGRSPAGEEYIVVFSRTLNRLILNEAELLLALAQEFQMKTITVSLEDYAFADIVRLVSNASMLVSMHGAQLITALFLPRGAVVVELFPYAINPDHYTPYKTLASLPHMDLQYVAWQNTKQENTVTYPDRPWDQGGIVHLDRAEQERILQSREVPRHLCCRNPEWLFRIYQDTKVDIPSLLQAIRGVVKASLGLGKQKWANGLYPSKVREARCQASVQGATEARLSVSWQIPWNLKFVKVKEVRYEVWIQEQGENAYMPYILAHQNHTFAENIKPFTTYLVWIRCIFSKNLLGPFADVLVCST, encoded by the coding sequence ATGAACATCGCAGCTGTGTTCAATGCCCTGCTGGTGTCCATCCTGGCGGCTGTGTTGTGGAAGCATGTCCGGCTCCGGGAGCATGCCTCCACGCTGGAGGAAGAACTGGCCCTCAGCCGTCAGGCCCAGGAGTTCCCGCGGGAGACCATCGACTACCAGGCAGCCCTGCAGAACCTCCTGGAAGAGGGCACACGCATGGTGTGCACTGGGCGCACACACACTGACCGCGTGTGCCGCTTCCAGGGGCTCTGCTACTCGGCCGAGGCTGAGGAGTTCCTGTTCTTCCACAGCAACGCCTCGGTCATGCTGCCCAGCCTGGGCCCCCGCCGCTTCCAGCCCGCCCTCCTGGACCTGTCCTCGGTGGAGGACCACAACACTCAGTACTTCAACTTCGTGGAGCTGCCTGCCAGCGCCTTGCGCTCCCTGCCCCCACCACTCTTCATGCCCGAGGTGGCGCTGATAGCCAACCGCTTCAACCCTGACAACCTCATGCACATCTTCCACGATGACCTGCTGCCCCTCTTTTACACCATGCGCCAGTTCCCTGACCTTGACCACAACGCCAGACTCGTCTTCATGGAGGGCTGGGGGCCCGGGCTGCACTTCGACCTGTACAGGCTGCTCAGCCACAAGGTGCCCCTGGTGCGGGAGCAGCTGAAGAGCCTGGCCGGCCTGGTGTGCTTCTCACAGGCCTATGTGGGACTCTCCAAAGCCACTACCTGGTACCAGTATGGGTTCGTGCAGCCGCAGGGCCCCAAGGCCAACATCCTGGTCTCGGGCAATGAGATCCGGCAGTTCACCCGCTTCTTCACCGAGAGGCTGAACATCAGTGGCACGGAGGGGCGGAGCCCCGCTGGAGAGGAGTACATCGTGGTCTTCAGCCGGACACTCAACAGACTCATCTTGAATGAGGCAGAGCTGCTGCTGGCTCTCGCCCAGGAATTCCAGATGAAAACCATCACCGTATCGCTGGAGGACTACGCGTTCGCAGACATCGTGCGGCTGGTCAGCAATGCCTCCATGCTGGTCAGCATGCATGGGGCTCAGCTCATCACCGCCCTCTTCCTGCCCCGGGGTGCAGTTGTGGTGGAGCTCTTTCCCTATGCCATCAATCCTGACCATTACACGCCCTACAAGACCCTGGCCAGCCTTCCCCACATGGACCTCCAGTACGTGGCCTGGCAGAACACCAAGCAAGAGAACACAGTCACCTACCCTGACCGGCCCTGGGACCAGGGCGGTATCGTCCACCTGGACCGGGCCGAACAAGAGCGCATCCTGCAGAGCCGCGAGGTCCCCCGGCACCTGTGCTGCCGCAACCCCGAGTGGCTGTTCCGGATTTACCAGGATACCAAGGTGGACATCCCGTCCCTCCTCCAGGCAATCAGAGGGGTGGTGAAGGCCAGTCTGGGGCTTGGGAAGCAGAAGTGGGCGAATGGCTTGTATCCGAGCAAAGTCAGAGAGGCCAGGTGCCAAGCTTCTGTCCAGGGTGCCACCGAGGCTCGGCTGAGCGTGTCCTGGCAGATTCCTTGGAACCTCAAGTTTGTGAAAGTAAAGGAGGTGAGATACGAAGTGTGGATCCAGGAGCAGGGGGAGAACGCATACATGCCTTACATCTTGGCCCATCAGAACCACACCTTTGCTGAGAACATTAAGCCCTTCACCACCTACCTGGTCTGGATCCGGTGCATCTTTAGCAAAAACCTCCTCGGACCTTTTGCAGATGTGCTGGTGTGTAGCACATAG